A single window of Brevundimonas naejangsanensis DNA harbors:
- the uvrB gene encoding excinuclease ABC subunit UvrB gives MARSPATPSPKLTKPVHTPNPGLSEAPVAFDHGRAPMFAPVSGPRLTPEEAPAAPADWVPHRPDRPTNKKRIPFRLETKYQPAGDQPSAIAELVAQANDGEREQVLLGVTGSGKTFTMAKVIEQTQRPALILAHNKTLAAQLYSEFKAFFPDNAVEYFVSYYDYYQPEAYVPRTDTYIEKDSSINEQIDRMRHAATRAILERDDVIVVASVSCIYGIGSVETYTAMTFNLKVGDQIDEAKLRADLIALQYKRNDLHFERGMFRKRGDTLEIFPVHLEDRAWRISLFGDEIEAIDEFDPLTGKKTNALDEVTVYAASHYVTPRPTLNQAITGIKAELKETLDWMVENGKLLEAQRLEQRTRFDLEMMEATGSCAGIENYSRWLTGRAPGEPPPTFFEYIPDNALLFVDESHVTVGQIGAMYRGDYRRKSTLAEYGFRLPSAIDNRPLKFEEWDAMRPQTVFVSATPGAWELDKTGGVFVEQVIRPTGLIDPPVEIRPVSGATRNQVDDVIDEVKATSRAGYRSLVTTLTKKMAEDLTEYMHEQGVRVRYMHSDVDTLERIEILRDLRLGSFDCLIGINLLREGLDIPECGLVAILDADKEGFLRSETSLIQTIGRAARNVDGRVILYADRMTGSMERAIAETDRRREKQQAYNLEHGITPETVKRDIKEILDSPYESRDLDRLTRPGVAEEAKPFIGSNFQAALKDLEGRMREAAANLEFEEAARLRDEIKKMKLLDLEFANEALTGAGEEVDKSAPKRWRREAAAEKAEAFRKGR, from the coding sequence ATGGCCCGTTCTCCCGCGACACCGTCCCCGAAGCTGACCAAGCCCGTCCACACGCCCAATCCCGGTCTCAGCGAGGCGCCCGTCGCCTTCGATCACGGTCGTGCGCCGATGTTCGCGCCGGTGAGCGGTCCGCGCCTGACGCCCGAGGAAGCGCCCGCCGCGCCCGCCGACTGGGTCCCTCACCGCCCCGACCGGCCGACCAACAAGAAGCGCATCCCGTTCCGGCTGGAGACGAAATACCAGCCCGCGGGGGACCAGCCATCCGCCATCGCCGAACTGGTCGCCCAGGCGAACGACGGGGAACGCGAACAGGTGCTGCTGGGCGTCACCGGCTCGGGCAAGACCTTCACCATGGCTAAGGTGATCGAACAGACCCAGCGCCCGGCCCTGATCCTGGCCCACAACAAGACGTTGGCGGCCCAGCTCTATTCCGAGTTCAAGGCCTTCTTCCCCGACAATGCCGTCGAGTATTTCGTCAGCTACTACGACTACTACCAGCCCGAGGCCTACGTCCCGCGCACCGACACCTACATCGAGAAGGACTCGTCGATCAACGAGCAGATCGACCGGATGCGCCACGCCGCCACCCGCGCGATCCTGGAGCGGGACGACGTCATCGTCGTCGCCTCGGTCAGCTGCATCTACGGCATCGGCTCGGTCGAGACCTACACCGCCATGACCTTCAACCTGAAGGTCGGCGACCAGATCGACGAGGCCAAGCTGCGCGCCGACCTGATCGCCCTGCAGTACAAGCGCAACGACCTGCATTTCGAGCGCGGCATGTTCCGCAAGCGCGGCGACACCCTCGAAATCTTCCCGGTCCACCTTGAGGACCGCGCCTGGCGCATCAGCCTGTTCGGCGACGAGATCGAGGCCATCGACGAGTTCGACCCCCTGACCGGCAAGAAGACCAATGCGCTGGACGAAGTCACCGTCTACGCCGCCAGCCACTACGTCACCCCGCGCCCGACGCTCAATCAGGCGATCACCGGCATCAAGGCCGAGTTGAAGGAGACGCTCGACTGGATGGTCGAGAACGGCAAGCTGCTGGAGGCCCAGCGGCTGGAGCAGCGCACCCGCTTCGATCTGGAGATGATGGAGGCCACCGGCTCCTGCGCCGGGATCGAGAACTACAGCCGCTGGCTGACCGGCCGGGCGCCGGGCGAGCCGCCGCCGACCTTCTTCGAATATATCCCCGACAACGCCCTGCTATTCGTGGACGAGAGCCACGTCACCGTGGGCCAGATCGGCGCCATGTACCGCGGCGACTACCGCCGCAAGTCGACCCTGGCCGAATACGGCTTCCGCCTGCCGTCAGCCATCGACAACCGGCCGCTGAAGTTCGAGGAATGGGACGCCATGCGGCCCCAGACCGTCTTCGTCTCGGCCACCCCCGGCGCCTGGGAGCTGGACAAGACCGGCGGCGTCTTCGTCGAACAGGTCATCCGCCCCACCGGCCTGATCGACCCCCCGGTCGAGATCCGCCCCGTGTCCGGCGCGACCCGCAACCAGGTCGACGACGTCATCGACGAGGTGAAGGCCACCAGCCGCGCGGGCTACCGTTCCCTGGTCACCACCCTGACCAAGAAGATGGCCGAGGACCTGACCGAATACATGCACGAACAGGGGGTGCGCGTCCGCTACATGCACTCCGACGTCGACACCCTGGAGCGCATCGAGATCCTGCGCGACCTGCGCCTGGGCTCGTTCGACTGCCTGATCGGCATCAACCTGCTGCGCGAGGGCCTCGACATCCCCGAGTGCGGCCTGGTCGCCATCCTCGACGCGGACAAGGAGGGCTTCCTGCGCTCCGAGACCTCCCTGATCCAGACCATCGGCCGCGCCGCGCGCAACGTCGACGGCCGCGTCATCCTCTACGCCGACCGCATGACCGGCTCGATGGAGCGCGCCATCGCCGAGACCGACCGCCGCCGCGAGAAGCAGCAGGCCTACAACCTCGAACACGGCATCACGCCCGAGACGGTCAAGCGCGACATCAAGGAGATCCTCGACAGCCCCTATGAGTCGCGCGACCTGGACCGCCTGACCCGCCCCGGCGTCGCCGAGGAAGCCAAGCCCTTCATCGGCTCCAACTTCCAGGCCGCGCTCAAGGATCTGGAAGGCCGGATGCGCGAAGCCGCCGCCAACCTCGAGTTCGAGGAAGCCGCCCGCCTGCGCGACGAGATCAAGAAGATGAAGCTCCTCGACCTCGAGTTCGCCAACGAAGCCCTCACCGGCGCGGGCGAGGAGGTCGACAAGTCCGCCCCCAAACGCTGGCGCAGGGAAGCGGCGGCCGAAAAGGCCGAGGCGTTCAGGAAGGGGCGCTGA
- a CDS encoding M14 family metallopeptidase, whose translation MSYRRRVACSLLALSLALGAAPALAQQTPPALQAVVGHDSGERITRSADVRRYFEALRAANPDRMVMGDYAQSWEGRPLFWAAVGSPRNIARLDAIKAATNALADPRKTSPEQARALINDTPAIVWMAYSVHGNEISPADAALAAARRLTDSLDGEAQGWLENVVVVFVPTQNPDGRERFINSFEAGLGAQPNGDPLSAERAEPWPSGRFNHNLFDLNRDWFIQSQPETQGHSALIREWRPQVVVDSHEMGTDSSFFFPPEAQPLNPWIYLPILDARERFGRNTAGRFDQAGLDYFTRETFDAFYPGYGDGWPAYFGAVSMTYEQGSSRGLLARRSSGEMLTYADTVKGHLTATLSTIETAARDREKLLSDFYAFHRDGISGGRGAYVLSRSAAADPAAADKLAGLLVRSGLEVGRATASFSACGQTYQAGDYIVNLSQPQRRMAETLLAKDVPLDPKFLAEQEARRARGLGDEIYDLTGWSLPLLFNVPSQRCAGAPSVQTAAVGPELIRPAAVASGDATYGYAIHPGTAGMRFLTAALNDKVPVRSVEEPFTLDGRAYPGGTFIVPRAGSPADLDERVRRLAAGSGAQVTPLATSWVSRGPSVGSDKATLIAAPRVAMAWDDPTEPESAGSIRHVLEREYGWPVTAVRTRRLANADLSRYQVLILPSGGDYKQILGESGVANLRAWVQAGGVLIGVGSASRLLTDPDSKLLESRRESAVSGDGDKNKKDGGSEIATDAEYLALTGHHGGAPDPVAGVLASAVVDNEHWLGAGVAPTLSVMVRGSDIYSPLARDQGTNVVRLAGPDQVLASGQLWAENRRQLAYKPVAMASEVGRGQVVAFTQDVTMRAFLEGLKPLFLNAVFRGPAHTSGTKGN comes from the coding sequence ATGTCGTATCGTCGCCGCGTCGCCTGTTCCTTGCTGGCGCTCAGCCTGGCCCTGGGCGCCGCGCCTGCACTGGCGCAACAGACGCCGCCCGCGCTTCAGGCCGTCGTCGGCCATGACAGCGGCGAGCGCATCACACGCTCGGCTGATGTGCGCCGCTATTTCGAGGCGCTGCGCGCCGCCAATCCCGACCGCATGGTCATGGGCGACTACGCCCAGTCGTGGGAGGGCCGCCCCCTGTTCTGGGCCGCCGTCGGCTCGCCGCGCAACATCGCCCGGCTGGATGCGATCAAGGCCGCGACCAACGCCCTGGCCGATCCGCGCAAGACCTCGCCCGAGCAGGCCCGCGCCCTGATCAACGACACCCCGGCCATCGTCTGGATGGCCTATTCGGTCCACGGCAATGAGATCAGCCCCGCCGACGCCGCCCTGGCCGCCGCGCGCCGCCTGACCGACAGCCTCGACGGCGAGGCGCAAGGCTGGCTGGAGAACGTCGTGGTCGTCTTCGTGCCGACCCAGAACCCCGACGGGCGCGAGCGCTTCATCAACAGCTTCGAGGCGGGCCTGGGCGCCCAGCCCAACGGCGATCCCCTGTCGGCCGAGCGGGCCGAGCCCTGGCCGTCCGGCCGCTTCAACCACAATCTGTTCGACCTGAACCGCGACTGGTTCATCCAGTCCCAGCCGGAGACGCAAGGGCACTCGGCCCTGATCCGCGAATGGCGTCCGCAGGTGGTGGTCGATTCCCACGAGATGGGCACGGATTCGAGCTTCTTCTTCCCGCCCGAGGCCCAGCCGCTGAACCCGTGGATCTATCTGCCGATCCTGGACGCGCGCGAGCGGTTCGGCCGCAACACCGCCGGACGCTTCGACCAGGCCGGGCTGGACTATTTCACGCGCGAGACCTTCGACGCCTTCTATCCCGGTTACGGCGACGGCTGGCCCGCCTATTTCGGCGCCGTCTCCATGACCTATGAGCAGGGCTCGTCGCGCGGGTTGCTCGCGCGCCGCTCGTCGGGCGAAATGCTGACCTACGCCGACACGGTCAAGGGCCACCTGACCGCCACCCTGTCGACCATCGAGACCGCCGCCCGCGACCGCGAGAAGCTGCTCAGCGACTTCTACGCCTTCCACCGCGACGGGATTTCGGGCGGACGCGGCGCCTATGTCCTGTCGCGCTCCGCCGCGGCCGACCCGGCCGCCGCCGACAAGCTGGCGGGCCTGCTGGTGCGTTCGGGACTGGAGGTCGGACGGGCGACCGCATCCTTCTCCGCCTGCGGCCAGACCTATCAGGCGGGCGATTACATCGTGAATCTGTCCCAGCCGCAGCGCCGCATGGCCGAGACCCTGCTGGCCAAGGACGTGCCGCTGGACCCGAAATTCCTGGCCGAGCAGGAGGCCCGCCGCGCGCGCGGTCTGGGCGATGAGATCTATGACCTGACCGGCTGGTCCCTGCCCCTGCTGTTCAACGTGCCGAGCCAGCGCTGCGCCGGCGCTCCGTCGGTGCAGACGGCCGCCGTCGGCCCCGAACTGATCCGCCCGGCCGCCGTGGCGTCCGGCGACGCGACCTACGGCTACGCCATCCATCCGGGCACGGCGGGAATGCGCTTCCTGACCGCCGCCCTGAACGACAAGGTGCCGGTCCGCTCGGTCGAGGAGCCCTTCACCCTGGACGGCCGCGCCTATCCGGGCGGCACCTTCATCGTCCCGCGCGCCGGCTCGCCTGCCGACCTGGACGAGCGCGTCCGCCGCCTGGCCGCCGGCAGCGGCGCCCAGGTGACGCCTCTGGCGACATCGTGGGTCTCCCGCGGTCCCAGCGTCGGCTCGGATAAGGCGACGCTCATCGCCGCCCCGCGCGTCGCCATGGCCTGGGACGACCCGACCGAGCCGGAATCGGCCGGATCCATCCGCCATGTGCTGGAGCGAGAATACGGCTGGCCGGTCACGGCCGTGCGCACCCGCCGCCTGGCGAACGCCGACCTGTCCCGCTACCAGGTGCTGATCCTGCCCTCGGGCGGCGACTATAAGCAGATCCTCGGCGAGAGCGGCGTCGCCAATCTGCGCGCCTGGGTCCAGGCGGGCGGCGTCCTGATCGGCGTCGGCTCGGCCAGCCGCCTGCTGACCGACCCCGACTCCAAGCTGCTGGAGAGCCGCCGCGAGAGCGCTGTCTCCGGCGACGGCGACAAGAACAAGAAGGACGGCGGCAGCGAGATCGCCACCGACGCCGAATACCTGGCCCTGACCGGCCACCACGGCGGCGCCCCCGATCCGGTCGCGGGCGTCCTGGCCAGCGCCGTGGTGGACAACGAACACTGGCTCGGCGCAGGCGTCGCCCCGACCCTCAGCGTCATGGTGCGCGGCTCGGACATCTACAGCCCGCTGGCCCGCGATCAGGGGACCAACGTCGTGCGTCTGGCCGGACCGGATCAGGTGCTGGCGTCCGGCCAGCTGTGGGCCGAGAACCGCCGCCAGCTGGCCTACAAGCCCGTCGCCATGGCGTCCGAAGTCGGGCGCGGCCAGGTCGTCGCCTTCACCCAGGACGTCACCATGCGCGCCTTCCTCGAAGGGCTGAAGCCGCTGTTCCTGAACGCCGTCTTCCGCGGCCCGGCCCACACCTCCGGGACCAAGGGGAACTGA
- a CDS encoding bifunctional transcriptional activator/DNA repair enzyme AdaA, translating into MDNARDTLDQEACYRAVLTRDPRFDGRFFTCVKSTGIYCRPVCPARTPRRENMRFVISAAAAEEAGFRACLRCRPETAPDMGAWRGTSNTVSRALNLIEAGALDKGDVDALAARLGVGERHLRRLFRQHLGAAPVGVAQTRRVLLAKALIHQTDLPMAEVAMASGFGSVRRFNETFQALYGRPPSALRARTERPWDGGVRLSLPYRPPYEVEAMLAALKASGETVEERLWRRVLTPATDGATGEVSARFEDGNRLAVTAALHDLKALPGVLARVRRLFDLPADPEAIRRDLSLDPVLAPLVAARPGLRLPGAWIDDEGDMASDRLEDHRLAARAERWRPWRAYGALHLREAGVDGAAIMESDDEKDAA; encoded by the coding sequence ATGGACAACGCCCGCGACACGCTGGATCAGGAGGCCTGCTATCGGGCGGTCCTGACGCGCGACCCGCGCTTCGACGGGCGCTTCTTCACCTGCGTGAAGTCTACCGGAATCTATTGCCGCCCGGTCTGCCCGGCGCGGACGCCCAGGCGTGAGAACATGCGCTTCGTCATCAGCGCGGCGGCGGCCGAGGAGGCGGGCTTCCGCGCCTGCCTGCGCTGTCGGCCGGAAACCGCGCCCGATATGGGCGCGTGGCGGGGGACGTCCAACACTGTCAGCCGGGCGCTGAATCTGATCGAGGCGGGGGCGCTAGATAAGGGCGACGTCGACGCCCTGGCCGCGCGGCTGGGGGTGGGCGAGCGACACCTGCGCCGCCTGTTCCGCCAGCACCTGGGGGCCGCCCCGGTCGGCGTGGCCCAGACGCGCCGCGTGCTGCTGGCCAAGGCCCTGATCCACCAGACCGACCTGCCGATGGCCGAGGTGGCGATGGCGTCCGGCTTCGGCAGCGTGCGCCGCTTCAACGAGACGTTTCAGGCCCTGTATGGGCGGCCCCCGTCGGCGCTGCGGGCGCGGACCGAGCGGCCTTGGGATGGGGGCGTGCGGCTGAGCCTGCCCTATCGCCCGCCCTATGAGGTCGAGGCCATGCTGGCGGCCCTGAAAGCGAGCGGCGAGACGGTCGAGGAGCGCCTCTGGCGGCGCGTCCTGACGCCCGCGACGGACGGGGCGACGGGTGAGGTCTCGGCCCGGTTCGAGGACGGGAACCGCCTGGCGGTCACGGCGGCGCTGCACGACCTCAAGGCCCTGCCAGGCGTGCTGGCGCGGGTGCGGCGGCTGTTCGACCTGCCAGCCGACCCCGAGGCCATCCGGCGCGACCTGTCGCTCGACCCTGTTCTGGCGCCCTTGGTCGCGGCGCGGCCCGGCCTGCGCCTGCCGGGCGCCTGGATCGACGATGAGGGCGACATGGCCAGCGACCGGCTTGAAGATCACAGGCTCGCGGCGCGGGCCGAGCGATGGCGACCCTGGCGGGCCTATGGCGCGCTGCACCTGCGCGAGGCAGGCGTAGACGGCGCGGCGATCATGGAGAGCGACGATGAAAAAGACGCAGCTTGA
- a CDS encoding methylated-DNA--[protein]-cysteine S-methyltransferase — translation MKKTQLEAFTLDRIATPVGEVLLVTDAEGAVRAFDFTDYEARMMALLARHYGEVQLTPGRAPEGVRDAVAAYFDGDLTALDSLAVKTGGTDFQRAVWAALRTIPAGRTWSYGQLAKAIGKPAAVRAVGLANGANPIGVIVPCHRVVGAKGTLTGYAGGLERKRWLLAHEASQPGPDDGTGQGAFALD, via the coding sequence ATGAAAAAGACGCAGCTTGAAGCCTTTACGCTGGACCGCATCGCCACGCCGGTGGGCGAGGTGCTGCTGGTCACGGACGCGGAGGGGGCCGTGCGCGCTTTCGACTTCACCGACTATGAGGCGCGGATGATGGCGCTGCTGGCCCGTCATTACGGCGAGGTTCAGCTGACGCCCGGCCGCGCGCCTGAGGGGGTGCGGGACGCCGTCGCCGCCTATTTCGACGGCGACCTGACGGCGCTGGACAGCCTCGCCGTGAAGACCGGCGGCACCGACTTCCAGCGCGCGGTCTGGGCGGCGCTGCGCACCATTCCGGCGGGACGGACCTGGAGCTACGGCCAACTGGCGAAGGCCATCGGCAAGCCCGCGGCGGTGCGCGCCGTGGGGCTGGCCAACGGAGCCAATCCGATCGGGGTCATCGTGCCCTGCCACCGCGTCGTCGGCGCCAAGGGAACCCTGACCGGTTACGCAGGCGGGCTGGAGCGCAAGCGCTGGCTGCTGGCGCACGAAGCGTCGCAGCCTGGCCCTGATGATGGAACGGGACAGGGGGCGTTTGCGCTGGACTGA
- a CDS encoding host attachment family protein, translated as MNLPNGALVAVADGEKLSLFRNTGHNLDIQLKPMATPEIPERLSGAPGRRSSDANPDNDTQAEDGFAMGVAEALNHMALTNKFEALAVVAAPKTLGQLRKHWHKTLEGLLVGEIAKDLTGRPADEVAEAISRA; from the coding sequence ATGAACCTGCCCAACGGGGCTCTGGTCGCCGTCGCCGACGGCGAGAAGCTGAGCCTGTTCCGCAACACCGGCCACAACCTCGACATCCAGCTCAAGCCGATGGCGACTCCCGAAATCCCCGAACGCCTGTCCGGCGCGCCGGGCCGCCGCTCCAGCGACGCCAACCCCGACAACGACACCCAGGCCGAGGACGGCTTCGCCATGGGCGTGGCCGAGGCGCTGAACCACATGGCCCTGACCAACAAGTTCGAGGCCCTGGCCGTCGTCGCCGCGCCCAAGACCCTGGGCCAGTTGCGCAAGCATTGGCACAAGACGCTGGAGGGCCTGCTGGTCGGCGAAATCGCCAAGGACCTGACCGGCCGCCCGGCGGATGAGGTGGCCGAGGCGATCAGCCGGGCGTGA
- the ilvA gene encoding threonine ammonia-lyase, biosynthetic — translation MVQDTVRRILTARVYDVAEETPLDPLKRLSARLGRTALLKREDLQPVFSFKIRGAYNKIAALSQAELARGVICASAGNHAQGVALAAAKRGAAATIVMPTTTPGIKVAAVQGLGGRVVLHGESFDDAYAHARELEKQTGAAFVHPFDDPDVIAGQGTVGLEILRQHADPIDAVFIPIGGGGLAAGVAAIVRFLRPETRLIGVEPAEAPTMKSAIEAGRVVDLDQVGLFADGVAVRRAGDETFRLCRDLLDEIVLVDTDAICAAVKDIFDDVRAVAEPSGAVALAGLKAWAARNPGSGALVAINSGANVNFDRLRHVAERAEIGEGAEALFAVSMPDRREDYHRFLRSLDGRSITEFNYRWSGDGTAQIFVGVALRDGAAERESLLRRLTADGYAVVDMSDNETAKLHVRHMVGGRTIGLPHERLLRFEFPERPGAFLRFLNSLQPAWALTLFHYRNHGDDAGRVLAGVSVPPDQAAALTTALDDLGYPYVDETDNPACRLFLDGAA, via the coding sequence ATCGTGCAAGACACCGTCCGCCGCATCCTGACCGCCCGCGTCTATGACGTGGCCGAGGAGACCCCCCTCGATCCGCTCAAGCGGCTGTCGGCCCGCCTCGGCCGGACCGCCCTGCTGAAGCGCGAGGACCTGCAGCCGGTCTTCTCGTTCAAGATCCGCGGCGCCTACAACAAGATCGCCGCCCTGAGCCAGGCGGAGTTGGCGCGCGGCGTCATCTGCGCCTCGGCGGGCAATCATGCGCAAGGGGTGGCGCTGGCGGCGGCGAAACGCGGCGCGGCGGCCACCATCGTCATGCCGACCACCACGCCCGGCATCAAGGTGGCGGCGGTCCAGGGGCTGGGCGGCCGGGTCGTGCTGCATGGCGAAAGCTTTGACGACGCCTACGCCCACGCCCGCGAGTTGGAGAAGCAGACCGGCGCCGCCTTCGTCCACCCCTTCGACGATCCCGACGTCATCGCCGGGCAAGGCACGGTGGGGCTGGAGATCCTGCGCCAGCACGCCGATCCGATCGACGCCGTGTTCATCCCCATCGGCGGCGGCGGGCTGGCGGCGGGGGTGGCGGCCATCGTCCGCTTCCTGCGGCCTGAGACGCGCCTGATCGGCGTCGAACCGGCCGAGGCGCCGACGATGAAAAGCGCCATTGAGGCCGGGCGCGTCGTTGATCTGGATCAGGTCGGCCTGTTCGCCGACGGGGTGGCCGTGCGCCGCGCGGGCGACGAGACCTTCCGCCTGTGCCGCGATCTGCTGGACGAGATCGTCCTGGTCGACACCGACGCCATCTGCGCCGCCGTGAAGGACATCTTCGACGACGTGCGCGCGGTAGCCGAGCCGTCGGGCGCCGTGGCGCTTGCCGGCCTCAAGGCCTGGGCCGCGCGCAATCCCGGATCGGGGGCGCTGGTCGCGATCAACTCGGGCGCCAACGTCAACTTCGACCGCCTGCGCCACGTCGCCGAGCGGGCCGAGATCGGCGAGGGCGCCGAAGCCCTGTTCGCGGTCTCCATGCCCGATCGGCGCGAGGACTATCACCGCTTCCTGCGCAGCCTGGACGGCCGCTCGATCACGGAATTCAATTATCGCTGGTCCGGCGACGGCACGGCGCAGATCTTTGTCGGCGTAGCCCTGCGCGACGGCGCCGCCGAGCGTGAAAGCCTTCTGCGTCGCCTGACCGCCGACGGCTATGCCGTCGTCGACATGAGCGACAACGAGACCGCCAAGCTGCACGTGCGCCACATGGTCGGCGGACGCACCATCGGCCTGCCGCATGAGCGGCTGCTGCGCTTCGAGTTCCCCGAGCGGCCGGGCGCCTTCCTGCGCTTCCTCAACAGTCTTCAGCCCGCCTGGGCCCTGACCCTGTTCCACTATCGCAACCACGGCGACGACGCGGGCCGGGTGCTGGCGGGCGTCAGCGTCCCGCCGGATCAGGCGGCGGCCCTGACGACGGCGCTGGACGACCTGGGCTATCCGTACGTCGACGAGACGGACAACCCGGCCTGCCGCCTGTTCCTGGATGGGGCGGCCTGA
- a CDS encoding GNAT family N-acetyltransferase, with the protein MSDPVFRPAAPDDVPALRALIESAYRGDSAKAGWTHEADLLEGQRTDEAELRDILADASRLLLLAEIDGALIGCVQVADQGEGLAYLGLLTVDPARQAGGLGRRLIDAAEAEAAARFAATRMEMTVIRQRVELIAWYERRGYRLTGETRPFPLDDPRFGLPRTRDLAFVVLEKAL; encoded by the coding sequence GTGAGCGACCCGGTCTTCCGCCCTGCGGCGCCGGACGATGTTCCGGCGCTGCGCGCCCTGATCGAAAGCGCCTATCGCGGCGACAGCGCCAAGGCTGGCTGGACCCATGAAGCCGACCTGCTGGAGGGTCAGCGCACCGACGAGGCGGAGTTGCGCGACATCCTGGCCGACGCCTCGCGGCTTCTGCTGCTGGCCGAGATCGACGGCGCCCTGATCGGCTGCGTCCAGGTTGCGGATCAGGGCGAGGGTCTGGCTTATCTGGGCCTGCTGACCGTCGATCCGGCGCGTCAGGCGGGCGGTCTGGGGCGCCGCCTGATCGACGCCGCCGAGGCGGAAGCCGCCGCCCGCTTCGCCGCCACGCGCATGGAGATGACCGTCATCCGCCAGCGCGTCGAACTGATCGCCTGGTACGAACGGCGCGGCTATCGCCTGACCGGCGAAACCCGCCCCTTCCCGCTGGACGACCCCCGCTTCGGCCTGCCCCGCACGCGCGACCTGGCCTTCGTGGTTCTGGAGAAGGCGCTTTAG